One Salminus brasiliensis chromosome 5, fSalBra1.hap2, whole genome shotgun sequence DNA segment encodes these proteins:
- the rragca gene encoding ras-related GTP binding Ca isoform X1 gives MSIQYEEPPLADSYGVADSFPKDFGYGEEEADIEDSPAPSDSKPRILLMGLRRSGKSSIQKVVFHKMSPNETLFLESTNKIYKDDISSSSFVNFQIWDFPGQVDFFDPTFDYEMIFRGTGALIFVIDAQDDYVEALSRLHLTVSRAYRVNPEINFEVFIHKVDGLSDDHKIETQRDIHQRANDDLADASLEKLHLSFYLTSIYDHSIFEAFSKVVQKLIPQLPTLENLLNIFISNSGIEKAFLFDVVSKIYIATDSSPVDMQSYELCCDMIDVVIDVSCIYGLKEDGSGSAYDKESMAIIKLNNTTVLYLKEVTKFLALVCILREESFERKGLIDYNFHCFRKAIHEVFEVGLSTPRMGLQGAGTPCLMKTVALNGTPRSTV, from the exons ATGTCGATTCAGTACGAGGAGCCGCCGCTGGCTGATAGCTACGGGGTGGCGGACTCGTTCCCCAAAGACTTCGGCTATGGAGAAGAGGAGGCCGACATCGAGGACAGTCCAGCACCCTCGGACAGCAAGCCGAGGATATTGCTAATGGGTTTACGGAGGAGCGGCAAGTCGTCCATTCAGAAG GTGGTGTTTCATAAGATGTCCCCCAATGAGACCCTTTTTCTGGAGAGCACAAACAAAATCTACAAGGATGACATCTCCAGCAGCTCCTTTGTCAACTTCCAGATCTGGGACTTTCCTGGCCAGGTGGACTTCTTCGATCCCACCTTTGATTATGAGATGATCTTCAGAGGAACTGGGGCATTGATATTTGTTATTGATGCACAG GATGACTATGTAGAAGCTCTCAGTAGACTCCACCTCACAGTATCTCGAGCTTACAGAGTCAACCCTGAAATCAACTTTGAAGTGTTCATCCATAAAGTGGATGGCCTATCTGATGACCACAAGATTGAGACCCAAAGGGATATTCACCAGAGAGCCAACGATGACCTGGCTGATGCCAGCTTGGAGAAACTGCATCTTAG CTTTTATTTGACGAGTATCTATGACCACTCCATATTTGAGGCCTTCAGTAAAGTGGTTCAGAAGCTCATCCCTCAGCTGCCCACCCTGGAGAACTTACTCAACATCTTTATATCT AATTCAGGAATTGAGAAGGCCTTCCTGTTTGATGTGGTTAGTAAAATCTACATTGCCACGGACAGTTCGCCAGTGGACATGCAGTCCTATGAGCTGTGCTGTGACATGATTGATGTGGTCATTGATGTTTCTTGTATCTATGG ATTAAAGGAAGATGGCAGTGGCAGTGCATATGATAAGGAGTCAATGGCCATAATTAAACTCAATAACACCACCGTCCTCTATCTAAAGGAGGTCACGAAGTTCCTTGCCCTTGTCTGCATTCTTAGAGAGGAGAGCTTTGAACGCAAAG GCTTAATAGACTACAATTTCCACTGTTTCCGGAAAGCGATCCATGAGGTATTTGAGGTGGGACTGTCCACGCCGAGGATGGGTCTCCAGGGAGCTGGCACGCCCTGCTTGATGAAGACAGTGGCTCTGAACGGTACCCCCAGGAGCACCGTGTag
- the rragca gene encoding ras-related GTP binding Ca isoform X2 — protein MSPNETLFLESTNKIYKDDISSSSFVNFQIWDFPGQVDFFDPTFDYEMIFRGTGALIFVIDAQDDYVEALSRLHLTVSRAYRVNPEINFEVFIHKVDGLSDDHKIETQRDIHQRANDDLADASLEKLHLSFYLTSIYDHSIFEAFSKVVQKLIPQLPTLENLLNIFISNSGIEKAFLFDVVSKIYIATDSSPVDMQSYELCCDMIDVVIDVSCIYGLKEDGSGSAYDKESMAIIKLNNTTVLYLKEVTKFLALVCILREESFERKGLIDYNFHCFRKAIHEVFEVGLSTPRMGLQGAGTPCLMKTVALNGTPRSTV, from the exons ATGTCCCCCAATGAGACCCTTTTTCTGGAGAGCACAAACAAAATCTACAAGGATGACATCTCCAGCAGCTCCTTTGTCAACTTCCAGATCTGGGACTTTCCTGGCCAGGTGGACTTCTTCGATCCCACCTTTGATTATGAGATGATCTTCAGAGGAACTGGGGCATTGATATTTGTTATTGATGCACAG GATGACTATGTAGAAGCTCTCAGTAGACTCCACCTCACAGTATCTCGAGCTTACAGAGTCAACCCTGAAATCAACTTTGAAGTGTTCATCCATAAAGTGGATGGCCTATCTGATGACCACAAGATTGAGACCCAAAGGGATATTCACCAGAGAGCCAACGATGACCTGGCTGATGCCAGCTTGGAGAAACTGCATCTTAG CTTTTATTTGACGAGTATCTATGACCACTCCATATTTGAGGCCTTCAGTAAAGTGGTTCAGAAGCTCATCCCTCAGCTGCCCACCCTGGAGAACTTACTCAACATCTTTATATCT AATTCAGGAATTGAGAAGGCCTTCCTGTTTGATGTGGTTAGTAAAATCTACATTGCCACGGACAGTTCGCCAGTGGACATGCAGTCCTATGAGCTGTGCTGTGACATGATTGATGTGGTCATTGATGTTTCTTGTATCTATGG ATTAAAGGAAGATGGCAGTGGCAGTGCATATGATAAGGAGTCAATGGCCATAATTAAACTCAATAACACCACCGTCCTCTATCTAAAGGAGGTCACGAAGTTCCTTGCCCTTGTCTGCATTCTTAGAGAGGAGAGCTTTGAACGCAAAG GCTTAATAGACTACAATTTCCACTGTTTCCGGAAAGCGATCCATGAGGTATTTGAGGTGGGACTGTCCACGCCGAGGATGGGTCTCCAGGGAGCTGGCACGCCCTGCTTGATGAAGACAGTGGCTCTGAACGGTACCCCCAGGAGCACCGTGTag